In Carassius gibelio isolate Cgi1373 ecotype wild population from Czech Republic chromosome A10, carGib1.2-hapl.c, whole genome shotgun sequence, the DNA window AATTTCACACACAGCTGTGTAGTTAGCTGCTTTCTCATTTTTTAATCAGAAAAAGGATATTAATGTGCTTGCTCTGTGTTAATTAATTGAAGAAAAAATAGAAAGACATTATACTGATTGCTCAGTGTTATTATCACATGAAACTAAATTGTTCGAAGGAGAAGAAATTCTTGGTGTTTGGAGAATATTTGATCCTAGTTGTGCTAGGAATTCAGATTTGCACCTCTCTGCCAATATTTTTACTTTcacttatttataatattattttaatttaaaccaaCTCGTTCCTGTTTTAATGTTGAattttttaaagctgaattttcagcagccattacttcagttttcagtaccacatgatccttcggaaatcattataataaactCATTTAGAGTTCAATAAACGTTATTAcagtattatcagtgttgaaaaattGGTTTCTTACAAATATAACTGTTTCTGATTATCAGTAGTACAATATCTGGAATATTAACACAAATTTCTGACAGCTAATACACTCAATACGTTTATAAGAAATGCCTTGTGTGTAATTTCCATTTTCATTGACACTCACTAGTACAAAATGTCATCTTATGTCCTgaagattaattatttaaatgaacataaTTTGCTAAACATCACTGCTCAAAACATAGAAACCGACATAAATATGTTCAacaaatgcaaaaactttgaaagCTTTTAAATCATCAGGGCATCTTTATAGTTCAGCCCTGATCAATCTCCCTTATATTGGatgatttaatcattattttttaattatttttgtaatgctGATGAAGGAGTTAAACTTGGAAAGAAATTAAGATGCGATAATATTATTTGTAATCAAAGACTGCCCCCTGCTGACTAGAGAGAAATACAGCAATCATGCATTtcatttactgtaatttaatctACAGCATCAAACTAATTCTGTTCAGTAGAAAGGAGAGACACTGAGGGGAACACATTGTCCCCGGTATTAAAAGTATTggcaaataatgattttatttcctGTGCAGTGTATCATGTGGAACATATTTCCCTGAACACATTTGCCTATTTGCATGTATGTTCTCTTAATTTTATTTACAGCTGTTCTCCATATGTGTTTTCCAGCCTACATGAAGAGGCGCCACAGCTCCATTGGTGAGAGTCATTTGCTGGAGAGTGGTCTATCAGGAAGTGACCTCACTCAGAGCGCCAGCCCCCAAAACCTCTCCCAgcagcatcagcagcagcagcagcaacaacagcagcaTCAGCCCCATCTGAAGAAACCCCGTGTGGTGCTGGCTCCAGAAGAGAAGGAAGCTCTGAAGAGGGCCTACCAGCAGAAGCCTTACCCCTCCCCTAAAACCATTGAGGAGTTAGCGAGCCAGCTCAACCTCAAAACCAGCACAGTCATCAACTGGTTCCACAACTACAGGTACTGAGGCGCTTTAACCCTTTAAAGGGTTTGTGAACTGTGTGTACTGTGCTAATGATGAAATTAGGCTCCGGCACTGTACACATACCCTTATGTTCCTGTTCGCTTACACATCCACCTGCTTGTGTTCCTTTTCTTACAAGTCTCGTTCGTGGTTCCCACAGATCCCGTATCCGACGAGAGCTCTTTATAGAAGAGATTCAGGCGGCGGCCGGCGAAGGCGGGTCCCCCTCGGCGCGGCCCGGGAAGTCTGGGGGCGAGGGAGACAACAGCTGCGATGGCACCGAGTCTGACAGCACTGCAGAGGGCCGACCGAGCGGCTCCGAGGAGCGCAGGGGCCTCCTGGAGAGCCCCAACCTCAGCCACAGAGACGAAGAGGGCGAGGCCGAGTTCCCCAGCGCCTCGGGCACCAGCAGGCCACGAGGAGGCATCATAGACAGCCTCTTCGGCATCCCCGAGTCTGTATCCACCGCCCCCGCCACTGCCACAGCGACCCCCTGCCGAAACCCAAAGGACAGCAGTCTGCGCAAGAAGAAAGCAGCCAACCTCAACAACATCATCCACAGGCTGGAGAAGGCGGCAAACCGCGACGAGCCTCACGAATGGGAGTTCTGAGGCGCCgccatgttgttgttttattctcACTTTGTCCCTCACTGAGCTAACCCGGCCAAACCTGGTGCACACACAACACCGGTTAACCCAAGGGGTTTCGATTTGCTGTTTAGAAGTGGGCTATCAGAGACACGAACAAGAAAAGGAAACAAGTTTTTAGTCTGTTTATTTTGTGAAGCACTTAGCGGCCCTGCTGGCCACAGGGCTGTGAGACCATTGGCTAATGGTGAAGACACAAAACTGAAAAGCACAGGAGAGGGAGCGTTCCCACTAAATATTCTCAAGACTGGTGACAgtcaccaaaaaaaacaaaaaaaacaacaaatacacaCTATGAAATCACAGTGTCTCTGTTTCTAATAGAGAAGTTCTCACCAACAAGCTGAATAACTGTTACAGTAATTTATCAGTTCTCAAGGCTCTTGGGAGTTTCCTCTTTTGTATCACGTACACTTCGGCCGTCAGCAGAGACTAGTTCGAACCGGTTTCAAACCAAAAGCCAAGCATTTAAAAGCAAGTGTTGGCTGAAGGAACACGGGTGCACCGTCCCACCTGCCTCTCCCTCCCTACCCCAGAGGAGGCCATCCAATGGCTATGCAACTCTAGTACGCAATGGATTCCAGTGTAATGGAACCCGCATTATTTTCACAGTTCGGAAGCTTCTCCGATGTGAGAAGAAAATCCTTTTTATAGCAATTAAGTTGCCACCGAGAGATTGCACAGTCAGTTGACTCTAAACAGCACTCCTTTTGATTTTACACGCCAACGgcctaaaagagaaaaaaaatcacgtGAATGAAAAATAATCGTCGTAAATAAGAATCCATGATCACGCAAAAATTCATACTGTTGTTGTAAGTTTGACACGAATGGGTGACGGGAATAATTTCGTAACTCGATAGCTAAGTGTCAATTTTTATCGTTATTTAGGTCTGTTGTAAGGTTAGCGCtcgtttatttttttccatagcTTTAATTGCCTCCGCGACTTGTGTTTTGAAGTCCGTGGAGGTcttgtttaataataaatgtcattttaggcCAAAACAAAGACAGATAGTGAAGAAAAAAGGCTTTGTACAGTACTTTGAGTAAATATTCCTGAcaagatattttttaaagagaATGAACTTGCCTGATTTTTATCCTCTTATAATAGAATCAGAGACCTCTAACCAAGTTGGGCAGTTTGGGCCCATAGAATTACAATTCTAATCCAATATCTATGGTGTTATAAATTCTAATTCTATGGTGTGGCCGTGGGCCACTGCACTGTATGGGCTGGTCCTCAGCACCAGGGTACCGGACGCGGGCTGAAGTCGACCTAACAGCTCGCTCTCGTGCAAACTCAAAACTTCAGGTTTTTCACCAGCTTCTCCATTCACTATTCACTCAACCGTAAACGAGCTTTCCGTGGCGTCTGCAACATTGCCGAGTTTGTTCACGGCATGCATCTGTCCTCCGAGACGACTGGAAAAACACCTTGCGAAATGGACTTAAGTTTTTTCTTCATACTGTATATGACGGAGGACTTTTCATCCACATTTCTTgttaaacacacattttaaaaaaagaggaaaatatgtAGTTTGTGAATGAAAAGCTCTTTTAACGTTAGCAGCCTGAGGTGAATCTCTACACGGCAAGGACTCGGCCCCTCTGTAGAAACGTTCTTTCTCTCCTGAAACACCTTTTGAAACCTGCTCACCTTTCACCTCTGGCCCTTGTGTCATTGTATGCAGTTGATTTTGTGAACGAAAGCGCAGATCGGTGGTACCACGCGCTCGTCTGTGTGCGaaccttgagtgtgtgtgtgtgtgtgtgtgtgtgattgttgaCAAGAGCGATCTATATTtgtatattactactactactcaCCACAGGCGGTGGAAGCAAACACCTCCTCACATCCCTAAGCTATTTAGCAGTCCTGCAGCATATCACATAgtacatttaagttttttttatttacacgcATAAACTAATGgtagatattttttttgtttgttggtgtGGTTTGCTTATTTATAGATGCTGTCTTTTACATATTGATGTCTTATATTGTTATACGTGTTCTTTTTTTGTAATGGAAGGGACTATAAAAGGTCAGGTTACATATTTTTAGACTAATAGACTGCCGGCAGTATTGGATTACATTTAAATGATGTACTTTTGATACATGTCTATTGATTAATTCtgaaaattatcatttttgttttgtttgtttgttttgcatataTTTTACTCTGTTAGTGAGCTGGATGAACAGTTACTACATTGACAAAGGAAGCAGAATTTATATGTATTgcattaatgattttaattagtacgcatttttagatgttttaaccatttttaaagaTTACAATTCAAGATGAATTGTGTTTGGCTGTATTCACTACAAAGGCAAACCGATTGATGCTCTTGAATTGGGTTTTCAGGTTAATAATTAACCTGCGAACGTTCTGataatgtatgtttaaaaaaatcgcAATCAAGCTTAGTTGCTATAAAGAGCCAGTGAACAACTGGTAGTTAACGTCACTGAAATTAGCTGTCGCTTTGAGCTGCACCTTGAGGAattggactttttttttgtgcGTAAAAATTTATGCCGAAAAACTAATTCGGTTTAAAACTACCTttggcctttttttttcattttctttttttatttgatgtgtgCCAATGAATGATTCAAATCAAATTTGTCTCTTTAAGACCTAACGAAAGCACAGAGAGATACTTCATGAACCAATGTTTTTATCGGAATATACGAAAATGTTGAAAGCCTGTGACTGTTTCTCGAACTTTCTCTCCACGTCTAACATTGGAGTGCCTTCACTGAAAACTGTTCGCTACTATAATCGCGTCGTCTTCATTCCAAATAAGTGATTGGAAGTATCGTGTGTCAGATCGTACCACATCTTAACAATTTTCGCCAGCAAGTTTAATAATAAGGTCTCATCTAGTCTCAGGTCATAATATTCCGTACTTTTAAGGTGTCTGTGTTGTTTTATCTGAGAGAAAACAGCTGTCCCAGGATTCAAACTTGGTTACTCAAAAAACGAAGTTTTGTAATGGTTAACTTCATATTTATTCATCCCATATGTAGTTTTAATCATTTCTAGGCATTCATTAGATGATTTTGACCATGTTATTGTATTTTAACAGTAAGATTCCCCAATGCTTGAGGAAGTATACAGATGGATTTGGTGTGTGGAAACTCTTTTGTAGACTATGCTGTAGTGTGGACCAAATTGTCAAAACAGACAAATCAAAGTGTGAAGACTCTTTTCTGATCATAAACATGTGATTTCAATTGAACACAGatgaagaaaaacacatttagGAGCACATTGAAATCTGGTCTGTATCAAGGTAGCTTTTTTTATGTCTGTCACGTTCTCACTGACTGAAACGGTAACCGTACTGTTGATATCATTGCATGAAACACTTAAAGAAAAACACTTGGAGTTTCCAGACGATTCTCAGTGCAGATGTCCAGCACTTTTTCTCTGcttttttgcaaatatttttctATGGAAAGTATTGCAGATGACTAAACACATCAACATTCGACTGCACAGACAGCAcgtttatattatttcttaaaaaaagacaaaaaaagacaaaaattaaaacaaagcaaacaaaaaaaagatcatCATTATTGATATTACATTGGTAGTCTCGAGTAGCATTAATGTAGATATTCGTCCGTAGCTTAGTTCGCTAGTGATTTGTCATAATTGTTACCTCGTTTATTCCCTCACACTTACATCACTTCCTGAGACAGTATGTTCTTTCTTCACCTGAGACAGTATGTTCTGAACAGCCACAGTTTGTTTCATTGTATCCCAGATGGAGAATTtctctctatctatcttttttgttttgttttaaagttgtGTAATTGTGTTATATGTGAGACGAGCACGACGATTATACATCTGTCTCAGCGAGAGCAACACAAGTTATCACGATTAATTTCGACCAACAATCCATGGAAGCTGGATGTCTGGATCAGGACgttcagatctctctctctctctctgttgttgcTCAGTATGCTGTAATATGGGTAATATGAAGCCTTGTAATGAAATATGACAGGCAGCTCCCAAGTCAAGCTGGTATCCTATAGATTCTCCTTAGGTCTCTCAAAGCTCAGGTAGAACCTCGGTTTAGCACAGTCCTTTTGTCCATTAGTTTGTTGGTGACACTTTCCCTCTTACACCTGCTAATGACAGTTGTATGGTTTATTTTTCTGTGTCATGGTTTTGAACCACAAGATGGAGCTGAATCCTCCATTTTACCTGAATAAAGACTCTTCCACTTTGTTCTCTTGATATGCATTTAGTTCAGTTGGTTTCTCCTTTGTGTATAATCATGTAGTCTTGTATTCTGTTCCCAGCGCTGTTACAGTTCTAATCCAAAATGAGAAAAAGCAATATCactgtttgaaattcattattattattattattattattattattcattaccaCCATAGGTGTATTAACTGAAGTAAATATCTTTTGTACAAACACATTACCACTGtactctgcatttatttatttctgatgtCAGGAATTTGAAGCCATGTTTAAGAAGCACAAAGCATGTGCAAACTAGGTTTTTGACTACAACAgttatgcatgcatacatatatcTGTTATGGGGACATTTTAAGTGTCTAAATGAAACatacaaaagttacaaaaaattaaCACATACTACTAGAAAAATACCACACAAACAGAagacattttgaataatttattttctttccacCGTAtgcatattcatgtttttaaattacCAGAAGgcacatttaaattgaattattgtAATTTCAGGAAATCTCCATATCCATTCCAGTTTCAGACAGAACCCACAGCTTGTGTTAGCAGTCTACATCCTTAACAGTTAGACTCCAGAACATTTCCACCATTCTTCAAAGTgattaaattacactttaatttaCTTTCAAGTGACACACATTTATTTTGGACACAATACTTGTGAAACTTAAATTAGGGGCTCAGGTGAAATGAAGCCagacaaataatattaataaaccaaGACCCAAGGGCTGTTGTGCAAAATAATGCCATCAGTGTTTACCAGCAGTTTAAATACATCATGCTCCATGACCACAAAAATCATTACACAAATTACTTTGAATACAGTTTAACAGAAGAGGTGGAGCACACAATTTTAGCTACAATGGCATCCATTATGACAAATAAACCATTCTCAGTTCCATTACCTTAAAAatttaaacgtgtgtgtgtatatacatattcaaaatatatacatattcaatatatatgcagtttatatatatatatatatatatatatatatatatataattgcatatattttgaatatgaatttacaaaacatatattactgctgtcaaatgattaatcgcatccaagttttttttttaaataatacagatacacatgcatgtatacatttaagaaaaatttgttgttaatatataagatatatattaattatgtgtatatattataatgtgtatgtgtgtgtatatatatatatatatatatatttattatgtgtgtgtgtgtgtctgtaaatatgttaaatatatatgtgcatatatatatatatatatatatatatatatatatatatatacacacacacactatataaacaaaaacgttttttggtttcaattaatcatttgacagcactactataTATATCAACTTTATACAGGATCTTTCACAtagtctttatgtgtgtgtgtgtgtgtgtttgtgtgaatatttaaaaaatgaaatctacatataactaaaacaaattaaaacaagactgatttagaataatatatatatatatatatatatatatacacacacacactaaataaacatttaaacagccCCTTTAAGAAAATCAGTTATAACTTTAAAGTGTATTTTGTATTAACTTTTGGTAAGGATTTGTTACCCATAAAAAAGACAAATACGACACATCAGTACCATATATCTGTGCAATTTGGCACATTCTTTTTAATCAAAACCAATTTTACGCTGTTGAGATATGCTTCAAGTATCCCCGTGTCTTCCTCACTTGCTAGACTTGAGGCTAAATAAGATCATCACCGCCATCACCAGCATCATCCCCACAGCGATCTCCTTCATCCTGCCCAGTTCCATATCCTCAACCTGCTCCTCCTTCTTCCTGATGAGCTCTTCTCTGCGCTGCCGGATCTCCTGCTCTCTCTTCAGCTGTTCTCCATAGTGTGATCTAATGAAGGTATCAAAGTCGAAGATGTTCTGCTGGGTGACTCCAACAGAGGGGGAGTGTCGGGCTCTGCTCTGCTGTCCTGATGCTggactctctcgctctctgccgGCGGGTTTGCTGGTTCCCAGCAGGTCAGCTTGACTCAGGATCCCACGATCGTATTTCCTCCTCAGAGCTTTATTACCCAGGATGCTGTACGCCTCGCTGATCTGCGAGAACCTGAACGCGGCCTCCTCGCTCCCTGCGTTCTTGTCCGGGTGATAGATGAAGGACTGTTTATAGTAAGCAGTCTTGATTTGTACATGCGTGGCGGTCGGAGAAACTTCCAAAATATCATAATAAGCAGACTTTGATTTGTATAACGGACTGCCTTTATCCTGTGTGCCACTATAAGCTCTGGTTAAAGACATAAACTGCCCTACATATACATTTGGAGGGGCATAAAGAGGCTTTTTATAGATGGCTTCCCTTAGCTGGCGCTTAAAGTGAGTGCCAGTTTGACTGGACAGGAGAGGGAGTTTTCCATAAGTTCGCAAACACGAGCTCCTCCAGGAGGACAAGTGAAATGCAGATGCCTTCGACTTCGACCCATGGCAATCCGTCCACGTACTAACATTTCCAGAATTGAGGTTCAACGGCTTTTTCAGGCTGCGTGCATCTCCAGAGCAGGTAAAGAGTGTGCTCACAGTCCCTTTTGGAGACTCCAGAGCTGCCGGTGTTTCAGCTGATTGGACAAGGTCATTTCGAGTCTCACAGAGCTGTGGCGACTTTATTAAATCTGCGACGTAAGTTGCCGTTGGAACCGGTTTACAGTCTTTATCCAAAAGCAGGAGATTTCGCGGTTTTAAAAGCTTGTAAGCCCCTCTCCCGAAACACAGCCTGACCTCCGCCATTGCGCAGGGATCAACTAAAGAAAGCTTCATCGCCGGGTTCCGCCGCAAatcgaccaatcagaattgagctTCTTTGCAGGCTGAGTGAAATTAGACCAATGCCGTGCGAGAAACATATTTCTAGTAAGGGGATTGTTAGAGCGTTCAGGTTGTTTTCATCATAAGAGTTACATAATATCCTGTGCAAGACTGGGTAGGGCAGAGATAGTTTATAATGAATAGTAACTCAGTGGACACACTATCattgttagtattattattgttaacgtAATCGATTTTTTGTAGATGATTTAACTACAGACATTTCATTGTATAGAAAATCCAGTTATTTTAGCTGTTCTGTGGACATGatcaaatgacaaaaatctaaatcATTTAAGTTAAGGGCCTTATTAAAATTATATCAagttaagaaattaatattatccgtgttattgcatttataaattaattaaattatacatttatgcatttagcagacgcttatccaaagcgacttaaagtgcattcaaaatcaatttttacctatcatgtgttcccggggaatcgatcccccaaccttgcgcttgatagcgaaatgctctaccatttgagctacaggaacactatgtgggactacatttataattacataaaCTACATTTATGGGGCTACTACACTTAAGCACTTAATTCAAGTACTAAGACTAAAACTAGTTCATGATGATCAGGGCTGTGTTTAGAGTTTTGGGGCCCTCTGGATGAGGGGGACGCGGGGCCTAATCTACCTACTGttcataactaaataaaatatatactgtaactgTATGCTATATAATTTCCCCTTCACAATCAGTGAATATGTATAGGGGTATTTCTATGATTTCAAATTGTATCTACTGCATTATATTGGcagttatttatgtattataaatatgcaaCTAATTTCAACTCTGCCCTAAATAAAAGTGACGTCTGATGAACTGCGTGCGACACACAAGTTACGCGAGTTTGTAAATCTGTGTTCATGTTTACGTCTGTCGCGGAGCACACAGTTAAAAACATTCCAGCAGTACGCTGTCACATACGTAACTTGCGTATATGTTTTCCAGTGCACACAAGCGCTTTCACATTCACCTGAGCAGGCTGCAGACCATACCTCTCGCTCGGGGTTTGCTGTGCTACCCTGCCGTCCTGCTGGATATCATAACAGTCGCTGACAGTCCGCGTGTGGGCCTTCATCGACACTCGTATCAGACCTGCTAGGGGTGTGTGCATGCAGCATAATGGAGCAGGCGAAACCCCGAACGGAGAGCCGCCTCCGCTCTCCTTCAGCGCCGCAGCTCCGCTCCAAACGGCAGCGTCCCGGGTGAGGAGGTTCGGGCAGGAGGGGCGGACGGTCCCTCCTCAGCCGACAGTGATGGTGGTGTTTTCGGCTGCGAGTGACTCTGAGAATCCGGGAGATGCGATGTCAGGCGCGGACTCCGGGGAAGAGGTGTATCGCAAACCAGTCATTCCTGTCCCTAATCTTCATTTGGGGAAGCCCCTTCGCACTTTAGACGTACCTGAGGAGGTAAATCCCCGAGGTTTAAATTAAAGAGGATGTGCTATTTTTATAACAGGGTAACGTTAGTTGTAGTGTGATGCATATAAGTTAAATGCAAATGCCCACCTTCAACTGCGTTTCGCCcctttaaatgtttgtttgtttttcctaaATATCATCTGGAAGAGTTGTCAAAATTTTCCAGATTATCGTGCTTTATCGTAACCGTTTCCATAGGCAACAGAAGTATTGAGCGTGTTTGCGTCCCGATTGCTACAATCGGATTGGTTCTTTATCCCAGTGGGGCGGGTGGACGTAGTTTCTGATTGGTTTATATCACACGTCCATCAAATCATATCGGCTGGATTAAACTAATCGTGTTTTGCAAGGTCTATTattatcatagacagtaaaagaaagattGTTATGTTAAAGGTCTCAGTGCTGATTTCTGCTGACAAACCTGCGTGACATGTGAACATGTGTAATATGATTAGCCTAAGACCTTTGTTTATCATTGCCAACGGGTTGTAAGATAATTATTTAAACGTAACAgctttcaaatatttcaaataagtgctgttctCTTAAACACTATATTCATCCAAAAAAATGCACGATGGGTTTTCTGCATCACTGTTTTCAGTATCAATACAAGGAATAACTGtttgagaaatgtttcttcagtgccaaatcagcatattagaatgatttgacactgaagactgaagttaaAGCCATAACTTTAAATTTCTGCCCAAAAAAAActcttattttccattttaataaaatttcaaaataatactgttttaagTCAAAAAATGCATCttaggtgagcataagagacttatttcaataACATTGTTATTaccacaatacaatacaatatttatttataaagcacatttaaaaacaaccaaggCTGACCAAAGTGTACTGTACATAGCAGAGGATAAAATACAGAGCAGTACAGGACAaaagaaacaactgaaaaaataaaacaaaagaaaaaataacttaccccaaacttttgagcagtagtgtacCTTCAGACTAATGTAAAAGACATTAttcttttacataaaaaaaaaaaaatagactaatGTCTATTTCtgttcctcctctctctctccatagTTCCCAGAGGTTATCCCCCTGAATGTAGGAGGAACATATTTCACCACTCGGCTCTCCACCCTGCGACGTTATGAGGACACAATGCTGGCTGCCATGTTTAGTGGCCGCCACCACATTCCCAGGG includes these proteins:
- the LOC128021081 gene encoding uncharacterized protein LOC128021081; the protein is MKLSLVDPCAMAEVRLCFGRGAYKLLKPRNLLLLDKDCKPVPTATYVADLIKSPQLCETRNDLVQSAETPAALESPKGTVSTLFTCSGDARSLKKPLNLNSGNVSTWTDCHGSKSKASAFHLSSWRSSCLRTYGKLPLLSSQTGTHFKRQLREAIYKKPLYAPPNVYVGQFMSLTRAYSGTQDKGSPLYKSKSAYYDILEVSPTATHVQIKTAYYKQSFIYHPDKNAGSEEAAFRFSQISEAYSILGNKALRRKYDRGILSQADLLGTSKPAGRERESPASGQQSRARHSPSVGVTQQNIFDFDTFIRSHYGEQLKREQEIRQRREELIRKKEEQVEDMELGRMKEIAVGMMLVMAVMILFSLKSSK